A genomic region of Runella rosea contains the following coding sequences:
- a CDS encoding (2Fe-2S)-binding protein, translating into MANYTLQINNKNYRVDVEEDTPLLWVLRDNLGLVGTKYGCGIAQCGACTVHLNGAAVRSCVLPVSAIGTKKITTIEGLSANGEHPVQKAWSELDVPQCGYCQAGQMMTASAFLSKNPKPSSEQIEEAMNGNICRCGTYHRIREAVALAATKRK; encoded by the coding sequence ATGGCTAACTACACCTTACAAATCAATAACAAAAACTACCGTGTGGATGTCGAAGAAGACACTCCGTTGTTGTGGGTGCTCCGCGACAATCTAGGCTTGGTAGGTACCAAGTATGGTTGCGGCATTGCCCAATGCGGCGCTTGTACTGTGCATTTGAATGGTGCGGCTGTACGCTCCTGCGTGTTGCCCGTGTCGGCAATTGGCACCAAGAAAATCACCACCATCGAAGGATTGTCGGCCAATGGAGAGCATCCCGTGCAGAAAGCTTGGTCTGAACTGGACGTTCCTCAGTGCGGGTATTGCCAAGCGGGTCAAATGATGACTGCGTCGGCATTTCTCAGTAAAAATCCCAAACCTTCTTCCGAACAAATCGAAGAGGCCATGAACGGCAACATTTGCCGTTGCGGAACCTATCACCGTATCCGTGAAGCCGTAGCCCTTGCCGCCACAAAACGCAAATAA
- a CDS encoding xanthine dehydrogenase family protein molybdopterin-binding subunit has product MSAKSTRRDFIKASAMAGGGFLLSFRWNDALAARLTGSAPGEVAFNSYLSISPDNVITILSPNPEVGQNIKTSFPMIVAEELDADWKNVKVVQANLDTQKFNRQATAGSGAMQHSWDRLRKAGATARLMLMEAAAKRWNVSSAMLTTENGFVWHKESGRKLNYGALAIEAATLPVPTEVKFKDKKDYKLIGKPIHNVDNAEMITGKPLYGLDIYREGMLLAMIERPPFGTKIKSADVAAAKAMPGIVEVVVFKDKVAVLGKSTWQVTKARKLLKVEYEPDGAVESTTDHDRLMKQLLDKTDVKPLRKDGDVDAVFKTAAKVITREYQAPFLSHACMEPMNFFAHVRNDGVELIGPAQLPEDTRKNVAKLLGVDIEKVTLEMTRMGGGFGRRQRSDYSMEAAELSSLLKAPVKVMWTREDDMRGGQYRPAMLYRFQAALDADGNWIGYRMRGVGVNSGNSTRPDHFPAGAVPNFLVDSIDHKSPVTTSPWRAPSENFLGFAEQSFFDEIATAANRDPIEYRLAYLDKAKKSPVGAVKYDIDRMKGVIELVAEKAGWGKNKKVFQGFSAYFSHGSYIAQVAEIEMQNGHPVLLKMVAAVDCGVVVNLSGAYQQVKGGIIDGLGHALYGEVTLKDGVPDQKNFDTYRLIRMKEIPDVEVYFVDSAINPTGLGEPALPPAAAALANAFFKATGKRLYNQPFMQEETMKGVKFG; this is encoded by the coding sequence ATGTCTGCAAAATCAACCAGAAGAGATTTTATAAAAGCCTCGGCCATGGCGGGAGGCGGGTTTTTGCTGAGCTTTCGCTGGAACGACGCGCTGGCGGCTCGGCTCACTGGCAGTGCTCCAGGGGAGGTGGCGTTTAACAGCTATCTTTCTATTTCTCCCGATAATGTAATTACCATTTTGTCACCCAATCCTGAGGTGGGGCAAAATATCAAAACATCTTTTCCGATGATTGTGGCGGAAGAACTGGATGCTGATTGGAAGAACGTGAAAGTGGTACAGGCCAATTTGGATACGCAAAAATTCAACCGTCAGGCCACGGCCGGAAGTGGTGCCATGCAGCATTCGTGGGACCGTCTTCGCAAAGCTGGCGCTACCGCTCGGCTCATGCTGATGGAGGCCGCCGCTAAACGTTGGAATGTTTCTTCTGCAATGTTGACCACCGAAAACGGATTCGTGTGGCACAAAGAAAGCGGGCGTAAACTCAATTACGGTGCATTGGCCATAGAAGCGGCAACTTTGCCCGTGCCGACCGAGGTAAAATTCAAAGATAAAAAAGACTATAAACTCATTGGGAAACCCATTCACAACGTCGATAACGCCGAGATGATTACGGGGAAGCCCCTCTATGGTTTGGACATCTACCGAGAAGGAATGTTGTTGGCCATGATTGAACGTCCTCCGTTTGGTACAAAAATAAAATCAGCGGATGTGGCCGCTGCCAAGGCCATGCCTGGCATTGTGGAGGTAGTTGTTTTTAAAGACAAGGTGGCGGTTTTGGGCAAATCTACGTGGCAGGTAACCAAAGCTCGGAAGTTACTGAAAGTGGAATATGAGCCAGACGGTGCGGTGGAAAGTACGACCGACCACGACCGTTTGATGAAACAACTGCTGGACAAAACAGACGTAAAACCCTTGCGCAAAGACGGCGATGTGGATGCTGTTTTTAAAACTGCCGCCAAGGTAATCACGCGTGAATACCAAGCGCCTTTTTTGTCCCACGCCTGCATGGAGCCGATGAACTTTTTCGCGCACGTGCGCAACGATGGCGTGGAGTTGATTGGCCCGGCCCAATTGCCCGAAGATACCCGAAAAAATGTCGCCAAATTATTGGGCGTTGACATTGAGAAAGTCACGCTAGAAATGACGCGCATGGGCGGCGGCTTTGGACGTAGGCAGCGCTCCGACTATTCGATGGAAGCGGCCGAGCTGTCGAGCCTCTTGAAAGCCCCCGTCAAAGTGATGTGGACGCGGGAAGATGATATGCGAGGCGGGCAATATCGTCCGGCGATGCTTTATCGTTTTCAAGCGGCATTGGATGCCGACGGGAATTGGATCGGGTACAGAATGCGCGGGGTAGGCGTCAACTCTGGCAACAGCACGCGCCCCGATCATTTTCCGGCGGGAGCCGTGCCTAATTTTCTGGTAGATTCCATTGATCATAAATCTCCGGTGACGACGAGTCCGTGGCGGGCACCTTCTGAGAATTTTCTGGGATTTGCCGAGCAATCTTTTTTTGACGAAATAGCCACCGCCGCCAACCGCGACCCCATCGAATACCGATTGGCATATCTTGACAAAGCCAAGAAATCGCCCGTAGGAGCCGTAAAATATGACATTGACCGCATGAAAGGTGTCATTGAGTTGGTGGCAGAAAAAGCGGGTTGGGGTAAAAATAAAAAGGTATTCCAAGGATTTAGTGCCTATTTTTCGCACGGCTCATACATCGCCCAGGTGGCTGAGATTGAAATGCAGAATGGACACCCGGTATTGCTTAAAATGGTGGCGGCGGTAGATTGCGGCGTGGTTGTCAACCTAAGCGGTGCCTACCAACAGGTAAAGGGCGGCATCATCGACGGCTTGGGACACGCGTTGTACGGCGAAGTAACCCTCAAAGATGGCGTACCCGACCAAAAGAACTTTGATACCTATCGATTGATACGGATGAAAGAAATCCCAGACGTAGAGGTGTATTTTGTAGACAGCGCCATCAATCCAACGGGCCTCGGAGAGCCGGCCCTTCCTCCGGCAGCGGCAGCTTTGGCCAATGCCTTCTTTAAAGCCACGGGAAAACGACTTTACAATCAACCCTTTATGCAGGAAGAGACTATGAAAGGGGTGAAGTTTGGGTAA
- a CDS encoding metallophosphoesterase family protein, with amino-acid sequence MIKHLLLALFFCLCLDTVSAQNGNFSFVFMTDMHLRPDPVVEKAFNKVVQRIEQIKPDFVLSGGDQIFDIMRGNRAKGDSLFTYYLTQTRRFKVPVYNCVGNHDLFGIYEESPEDSSHPDYKLGMFKRYFGDPYYSFDHKGWHFIVLNVLDVDNYKYIGRVDEGQLKWIKNDLSSVKPETPVVVVAHIPLVTTYHDLYPPQNGYLSQPPVSNRNEVLTLFKDHNLKFVLQGHIHWFEDLNIAGKTHYITGGSIAGRPSWRGNTHGSRGFLKFNVSGGHATYEFVSYEDKD; translated from the coding sequence ATGATCAAGCACCTTCTACTTGCTTTGTTTTTCTGTCTATGTTTAGATACGGTTTCGGCCCAAAACGGAAACTTTTCCTTCGTATTTATGACTGATATGCATCTGCGCCCCGACCCCGTCGTAGAAAAAGCATTCAATAAAGTAGTACAACGAATAGAGCAAATAAAACCTGACTTTGTACTTTCAGGAGGAGACCAGATTTTTGACATCATGCGGGGGAATCGGGCAAAAGGAGATTCTCTTTTTACCTATTACCTCACTCAGACCCGTAGATTTAAAGTCCCGGTTTACAATTGCGTAGGAAACCACGACCTCTTTGGAATATACGAGGAAAGCCCAGAGGATTCCTCACATCCCGATTATAAACTGGGCATGTTTAAGCGATATTTTGGTGATCCCTACTATTCATTTGACCACAAAGGATGGCATTTCATAGTCTTAAACGTTCTGGATGTAGATAACTATAAGTATATCGGGAGAGTGGATGAAGGTCAGTTAAAATGGATAAAAAATGACCTCAGTTCCGTAAAACCCGAAACCCCCGTGGTGGTGGTAGCCCATATTCCTTTGGTTACAACTTACCATGACTTGTATCCTCCTCAAAACGGCTATCTCTCTCAGCCCCCAGTTTCTAACCGTAACGAAGTCTTAACCCTTTTTAAAGACCATAACCTCAAATTTGTTCTTCAAGGGCATATTCACTGGTTTGAGGACTTAAATATAGCGGGAAAAACCCACTACATAACTGGTGGGTCTATCGCTGGACGACCATCTTGGCGCGGTAATACACATGGTTCAAGGGGCTTTTTGAAATTTAATGTATCTGGGGGCCACGCTACTTATGAGTTTGTGTCATATGAGGATAAAGACTAA
- a CDS encoding alpha-L-rhamnosidase, with protein sequence MKKFSFILLLLTALIAPVFAAVSIVNLNVDYQEKPLGIDIANPHFSWQMKALDVKRGYTQKAYQIVVTDANNQVVWDTKKVNSDISHGIEYAGTPLKATTRYTWKVTVWDNANATVSSSSWFETGLMNPSVSAWSGARWIGGGEDDLVFYSHYLSVFKFEYGIQLDKATNSTKASFLFGGNDKRLMKKALNLMGVETGNNQSYIAFELDISGVNDSPEGLAKLHIYRVGYTLDDKADVPFKSLEIPQKLINNANKYEKHRVFADCNFGLFELYIDGRENDNKLKEKTTGPAAGGGFGARGINLNPVGSGNNYISFPMLADIGFGVGNGQTVHFSEVTIKNYRFPSNALFTEKLNSASYAGIFKSPNLTVENGAYKIKGNALILANPSKNAAPMLRTTFATQAKSIKTARLYVTARGIYEMYLNGQRVSNDYFNPGLTQYNKNHMYQTYDVTASVKQGTKNALGAWLSEGWWSGNITFSGESWNFFGDRQSLLSKLVITYSDGSEQIITSNPTDWKLFTDGPVRYGSFFQGEVYDAGKEALIKDWSLASYNDNGWKSAVEVPLEGTAYVGTFTDAMGRKSSLEYKDFKLVGQMGDNASIVKTLTARSVEEVRPKVFVYDMGQNMVGVPQIQIKNGKKGQEIILRYAEVKYPNLPDYKGNEGMVMMENIRAALTQDTYILKGGDETIQPRFTFHGYRYVEITGIDQSVPAASVKGLVISSITGLSSNYETSNELVNKLWQNITWSLRSNFLSIPTDTPARNERMGWSGDISVFSRSATYLTHSDLFLRRHLLAMRDVQAESGRFTDVAPMGGGFGGTLWGSAGIVVAWETYRQYGDVQLLKEHYDAMKKYVAFLETKVEKATGILNEGPLGDWLSPENGKNDNTLFWMAYYAYDLEIMAKVATILGKTEEAANFMTQHNAVKAKFNEVYIDKTTHRTVKSGVRAARMGPPGQQQAEQKSDKGQLMDTQASYAIPLALGIFNEENKPFAVKYLNEAIQRKNKDDGGIERPEYSLMTGFIGTASISEALSENGNHDMAYRLLQQRNYPSWLYSVVNGATSIWERLNSYTVENGFGGNNSMNSFNHYSFGAVASWMYNYSLGIQRHPESAAFKQIVLKPTPDPDKVMTFAKGYYDSVYGKISSEWKWENGKWIYKTTVPANTSATLYLPAKSTNQISEGGKSIATWKGVKQENGSVIIPLVSGSYAFEIKE encoded by the coding sequence ATGAAGAAATTCTCCTTTATTCTCTTATTGCTGACCGCCCTGATTGCTCCCGTTTTTGCGGCTGTGTCCATCGTCAATCTAAACGTGGATTATCAGGAAAAACCTTTGGGAATAGATATTGCCAATCCGCATTTTAGCTGGCAAATGAAGGCTTTGGATGTCAAACGAGGATATACCCAAAAAGCCTATCAAATCGTGGTGACCGACGCTAATAATCAGGTAGTTTGGGATACTAAAAAAGTCAATTCCGATATTTCTCACGGTATCGAATACGCTGGCACTCCGCTGAAAGCCACCACGCGTTATACTTGGAAAGTCACGGTTTGGGACAATGCAAACGCTACTGTATCAAGCAGTTCGTGGTTTGAAACGGGCTTGATGAACCCAAGTGTCTCGGCTTGGTCGGGTGCCCGATGGATTGGTGGCGGCGAGGATGACTTGGTGTTTTATTCGCATTATCTGTCGGTATTCAAATTTGAATACGGTATTCAACTTGATAAAGCTACCAATTCGACCAAAGCGTCGTTTTTGTTTGGCGGAAACGATAAGCGGTTGATGAAAAAAGCCTTGAATCTAATGGGCGTTGAAACGGGTAATAATCAAAGTTATATCGCGTTTGAATTGGACATTTCGGGCGTAAATGATTCTCCCGAAGGATTGGCAAAACTGCACATTTATCGGGTAGGCTATACGCTCGACGACAAAGCAGATGTGCCCTTCAAAAGCCTTGAGATTCCGCAGAAACTCATTAATAACGCCAACAAATACGAAAAGCATAGGGTGTTTGCCGACTGTAATTTTGGGCTGTTTGAATTGTACATTGATGGAAGAGAGAACGATAACAAACTGAAAGAAAAAACAACGGGCCCAGCGGCGGGAGGTGGCTTTGGTGCGCGGGGTATCAACCTAAACCCCGTCGGTAGTGGTAACAACTACATCAGTTTTCCGATGTTGGCCGATATTGGTTTTGGGGTGGGAAATGGCCAAACGGTGCATTTTTCGGAAGTAACCATCAAAAATTACCGTTTCCCTTCCAACGCTTTATTTACGGAAAAACTCAATTCGGCGTCTTACGCTGGAATCTTTAAATCACCTAATCTGACGGTTGAAAATGGCGCTTATAAAATCAAAGGCAATGCCCTAATTTTGGCTAATCCGAGCAAAAATGCGGCGCCAATGCTCAGAACAACCTTTGCGACGCAGGCAAAATCCATCAAAACTGCCCGTCTGTACGTAACTGCGCGCGGGATTTATGAGATGTATCTGAACGGTCAACGGGTGAGTAATGATTACTTCAATCCAGGCCTGACGCAGTACAACAAAAACCACATGTACCAAACCTACGACGTGACGGCTTCGGTGAAACAGGGCACCAAAAACGCCCTTGGGGCTTGGTTGAGCGAGGGTTGGTGGAGCGGAAACATCACGTTTAGCGGTGAAAGCTGGAATTTTTTCGGCGACCGTCAATCGCTTTTGAGTAAATTGGTAATTACGTATTCTGATGGCTCTGAGCAAATTATTACCTCTAATCCTACCGATTGGAAGCTCTTTACTGACGGACCCGTTCGCTACGGAAGTTTCTTCCAGGGGGAAGTCTATGATGCGGGCAAAGAAGCCTTGATAAAAGATTGGTCGCTGGCTTCGTACAATGATAATGGCTGGAAATCGGCGGTGGAAGTGCCGCTTGAGGGCACGGCGTATGTGGGGACTTTCACGGATGCGATGGGTAGAAAGTCGTCGCTGGAGTATAAAGACTTCAAACTCGTCGGGCAAATGGGCGACAATGCAAGTATTGTCAAAACCCTCACAGCCCGCAGCGTAGAAGAAGTCCGTCCTAAAGTGTTTGTCTACGATATGGGCCAAAACATGGTGGGTGTGCCGCAGATTCAAATCAAAAACGGTAAAAAAGGACAGGAGATTATTCTGCGCTATGCCGAGGTAAAATACCCGAATTTGCCTGATTATAAGGGGAATGAAGGAATGGTGATGATGGAAAATATCCGCGCAGCCCTTACCCAAGATACCTACATTCTGAAAGGCGGTGACGAAACCATTCAGCCCCGATTTACTTTTCACGGTTATCGTTATGTCGAAATCACGGGCATCGACCAATCTGTTCCTGCCGCCTCAGTCAAAGGCTTGGTAATCAGTTCAATTACAGGCCTTTCGTCAAACTATGAAACCTCCAACGAGTTGGTCAATAAACTTTGGCAAAACATTACTTGGTCGCTTCGCAGCAATTTCCTTTCTATTCCTACCGATACCCCCGCCCGCAACGAGCGCATGGGCTGGAGCGGCGATATTTCGGTGTTTTCGCGCAGCGCTACTTACTTGACTCATTCCGATTTGTTTCTCCGTCGTCATCTCTTGGCTATGCGCGACGTGCAGGCCGAGAGCGGCCGTTTTACCGACGTCGCTCCCATGGGCGGTGGTTTTGGCGGAACCCTCTGGGGCAGCGCGGGTATCGTGGTTGCTTGGGAAACGTATCGACAATACGGTGATGTGCAGCTGCTAAAAGAGCATTATGACGCCATGAAAAAGTACGTAGCGTTTTTGGAAACCAAAGTAGAAAAGGCAACGGGTATTCTGAACGAAGGGCCGCTGGGCGACTGGTTGAGTCCCGAAAATGGTAAAAATGACAATACGCTTTTCTGGATGGCTTATTATGCCTACGACTTGGAAATCATGGCGAAAGTGGCGACCATTCTGGGAAAAACCGAAGAAGCGGCCAATTTTATGACGCAGCACAACGCCGTCAAAGCGAAGTTTAACGAGGTGTACATTGACAAAACCACGCACCGGACCGTCAAGTCGGGTGTAAGAGCGGCTCGCATGGGCCCTCCCGGTCAGCAGCAAGCCGAGCAAAAATCTGACAAAGGACAACTCATGGATACGCAGGCATCTTATGCCATTCCGTTGGCGTTGGGGATATTCAATGAAGAAAATAAACCCTTTGCCGTGAAGTATCTCAACGAAGCCATTCAGCGAAAAAACAAAGACGATGGCGGCATTGAGCGTCCTGAGTACTCACTGATGACGGGATTTATCGGCACCGCCTCCATATCCGAAGCCCTGTCGGAAAACGGCAACCACGACATGGCGTACCGATTGTTGCAACAAAGAAACTATCCTTCGTGGTTGTATTCGGTGGTCAACGGCGCAACGTCGATTTGGGAGCGCTTGAACTCGTACACCGTCGAAAACGGATTTGGTGGCAACAACAGTATGAACTCCTTCAACCACTACTCGTTTGGTGCCGTGGCGTCGTGGATGTACAATTATTCGTTGGGCATTCAACGCCACCCCGAAAGTGCTGCTTTCAAACAAATTGTCCTCAAGCCCACCCCCGACCCCGATAAAGTAATGACCTTTGCCAAAGGGTATTATGATTCGGTGTATGGTAAAATTAGCAGTGAATGGAAATGGGAAAACGGCAAATGGATTTACAAAACCACCGTGCCCGCCAATACATCAGCCACGCTGTATTTGCCGGCCAAAAGCACAAACCAGATTAGTGAAGGCGGCAAAAGCATAGCCACCTGGAAAGGCGTGAAGCAAGAAAATGGAAGCGTGATTATCCCCTTAGTTTCGGGAAGTTATGCGTTTGAGATAAAAGAGTAA
- a CDS encoding NADPH-dependent F420 reductase, whose protein sequence is MKIAIIGSGNVGGALAQQWIKAGHSVLIGAKFPLSHKNIRLATKIGEDRFTNIPFAVKQSDVILIATPPTAIFDIIEQMGDVSNKILIDATNAVRQKPAPYDTVYHTLTDKTAANVVKCFNSTGFENILNPVYEGQKIDMFMAGDNAEAKQTAHQLAIDAGFGHCWDFGKGDKVLLLEQFALSWINLTIMQGHGREIAFRVLKR, encoded by the coding sequence ATGAAAATAGCCATTATTGGTTCTGGAAATGTCGGCGGCGCATTGGCGCAACAATGGATTAAGGCGGGCCATAGCGTTTTGATTGGCGCAAAATTTCCATTAAGCCACAAAAATATTCGACTTGCTACCAAAATTGGCGAAGATAGGTTTACTAATATCCCGTTTGCGGTTAAACAATCTGACGTGATTTTGATTGCCACGCCGCCGACTGCCATTTTTGACATCATCGAACAAATGGGGGACGTATCGAATAAAATATTGATTGATGCGACCAACGCCGTGCGACAAAAGCCCGCGCCTTACGACACCGTCTATCATACTTTAACGGATAAAACAGCCGCAAATGTGGTCAAATGCTTCAATTCAACGGGTTTTGAAAACATTTTGAATCCCGTTTATGAAGGGCAAAAAATAGATATGTTTATGGCAGGCGACAACGCCGAAGCCAAACAAACGGCTCACCAGCTTGCTATTGATGCGGGTTTTGGCCATTGTTGGGACTTCGGCAAAGGTGACAAAGTGTTGTTACTAGAGCAATTTGCGCTGTCGTGGATAAACCTCACCATCATGCAAGGGCATGGGCGAGAAATTGCTTTTCGGGTGCTAAAGCGGTAA
- a CDS encoding bestrophin family protein — protein MILRKIFNPIAVVRYMRWELATSTFLSTAVYFLYHNQYLGKTSLPFSVAAILGSALAIFLAFRNNNSYNRWWEARTIWGSIINNSRIFARQIIANADSALSSGKVSAEQINDYKKEMVYRQIAFAHALRLHLRGQKSLGEMKHLLSKEEFEDAVQKQNIPNYLLFVQGKRIKDGMKIEILGAFDNISLEPTLAGFNNFQGTCERIKSTPLLRQYHFFTKLFLWVFIAILPFALMTDFSKMGTPALMMPVSILVSFVFGVMGKVGEVNEDPFENRITDIPMSAMSNTIERDLKEMLGETELPPKHSPQDGFLF, from the coding sequence ATGATTTTAAGAAAGATATTCAATCCTATCGCTGTTGTACGCTACATGCGCTGGGAATTGGCGACCTCCACGTTTTTATCCACGGCTGTTTATTTTTTATATCACAATCAGTATTTGGGAAAAACCAGTTTGCCGTTTTCTGTGGCGGCTATTTTGGGTAGTGCCTTGGCAATTTTCTTGGCTTTTCGCAACAACAATTCCTATAACCGCTGGTGGGAAGCCCGCACGATTTGGGGCAGCATCATCAACAACAGCCGTATTTTTGCACGACAGATCATTGCCAATGCCGATAGTGCTTTGTCAAGTGGTAAGGTAAGTGCTGAGCAAATCAACGACTACAAAAAAGAAATGGTTTATCGTCAAATTGCTTTTGCGCACGCTTTGCGCTTGCACCTTAGAGGGCAAAAATCGTTGGGAGAAATGAAACATTTGCTCTCAAAAGAAGAATTTGAAGATGCCGTTCAAAAGCAAAACATTCCCAATTATTTGCTGTTTGTACAAGGCAAACGTATCAAAGACGGAATGAAAATCGAGATTTTGGGTGCATTCGACAACATCAGTTTGGAGCCGACTTTGGCAGGTTTCAACAATTTTCAAGGAACTTGCGAGCGCATCAAAAGCACGCCTTTACTGCGGCAGTACCATTTTTTTACCAAGCTATTTTTGTGGGTTTTCATCGCCATATTGCCATTTGCGCTGATGACAGATTTCTCAAAAATGGGCACTCCTGCCCTGATGATGCCGGTGAGTATTTTGGTTTCTTTTGTGTTTGGTGTGATGGGCAAAGTCGGTGAAGTAAACGAAGACCCTTTTGAAAACCGCATCACCGATATTCCGATGTCGGCAATGAGCAATACGATTGAGCGGGACTTGAAAGAAATGCTGGGCGAAACAGAATTGCCGCCAAAACACAGCCCGCAAGATGGTTTTTTATTCTAA
- a CDS encoding type 1 glutamine amidotransferase domain-containing protein — protein MSAITEVQSYVHFHGAPTKGKILMVASSPSISQQTGWPIGFWAAELTHPLRVFQEAGYEVELVSTEGGKLMMDTYSNPTDPSGYSAHDVISLGYMQQKWFNDLLENTPKLTEVDTKNYVAIFLVGGQGPMYTYRGNKDLEKLFATFYESGKPSAAVCHSTTLLLEAQKSNGQLIVKGKTWTGFADAEEEFADQAVGQKIQPYRIESEARKIEDTTFKVAAPFSAYAIADGNLITGQQQNSGAAAAELLVKMLDK, from the coding sequence ATGAGTGCAATAACAGAAGTTCAATCTTATGTACATTTTCACGGTGCGCCCACAAAGGGCAAAATCCTCATGGTGGCAAGTTCGCCTTCTATTTCCCAACAAACAGGCTGGCCCATTGGCTTTTGGGCGGCTGAGTTAACCCATCCCCTTCGGGTGTTTCAAGAGGCGGGCTACGAAGTTGAGTTGGTCTCAACGGAGGGTGGCAAGTTAATGATGGATACCTACTCCAACCCCACAGACCCAAGCGGTTATTCGGCGCATGATGTCATTTCGTTGGGCTATATGCAGCAAAAATGGTTTAACGATTTGCTCGAAAATACCCCAAAACTCACTGAAGTCGACACTAAAAACTACGTTGCTATCTTTTTGGTGGGCGGTCAAGGCCCGATGTATACCTACCGGGGCAACAAGGATTTGGAAAAACTCTTTGCTACCTTCTACGAAAGTGGCAAGCCAAGTGCCGCCGTTTGCCATTCAACGACCCTGCTTCTGGAAGCCCAAAAATCAAATGGCCAACTGATTGTAAAAGGCAAAACGTGGACAGGCTTTGCCGATGCTGAAGAAGAATTTGCCGACCAAGCCGTGGGGCAAAAAATCCAACCTTACCGCATCGAAAGCGAGGCCCGGAAAATTGAAGATACAACGTTTAAAGTAGCGGCCCCTTTTTCGGCTTACGCCATTGCTGATGGCAATCTAATTACGGGGCAACAACAAAATTCAGGGGCAGCAGCGGCCGAGTTGTTGGTCAAAATGTTGGACAAATAG
- a CDS encoding winged helix-turn-helix transcriptional regulator, protein MPDFIFKGKVYYNPVQLVMEQIGGVWKMPILWRLKYHTMRYGELRNDIPHISDKMLTTQLRELEADGYVHRQVYAVVPPKTEYSLTEKGREVIPLITQIREYGNQLIEKENKKL, encoded by the coding sequence ATGCCTGATTTTATTTTTAAAGGGAAAGTCTACTACAACCCTGTTCAATTGGTGATGGAACAGATCGGAGGCGTGTGGAAAATGCCGATTCTGTGGCGACTGAAATACCACACCATGCGCTACGGCGAGTTGCGGAATGATATACCGCACATATCGGATAAAATGCTCACCACTCAACTTCGGGAATTGGAAGCAGACGGTTATGTACACCGACAAGTTTATGCCGTTGTGCCGCCCAAAACAGAATATTCGCTGACGGAGAAAGGAAGGGAAGTCATACCTCTCATAACCCAAATAAGGGAGTATGGAAACCAACTAATTGAAAAAGAAAATAAAAAACTATAA